The genomic segment TGCCCGGCTATTACGTGGACGGCAACGACATCGTGGCGGTCATGGAAGTGATGGAGCACGTGGCCGGGCGGGTCCGCGCTGGCGAGGGTCCCGCCCTCGTCGAGTGCCTGACCTACCGCATCGGCTCGCATTCCAACGCGGACGCCGACGCCGAGAAGCACTACCGCACCCGCGAGGAAGTGGCCGAGTGGGAAGCCCGCGACCCCATCACCCGCGTGGAGCGGCTGCTGGAGCACCTCGGGGCGCCCATCGACCCGCAGGAGATTCGTGACCTCGTGGCCGCGACCCACCGCGAGGTGGACGAGGCCGTCCTGACCGCCGAGGCGAGCGGGCAGCCGGGCTGGGAGATCATGTTCGAGGACGTGTACGCCGACAAGCCGGTGCATCTGGAGCTTCAGGAAGACTTCCTGCGGGCCGAGCAGCCCGCTGCCGGGGGCCGCGCATGACCGCCACCCAGAACCAGGCACAGGCCGGAACGGGAGCGTGGGAGACCCGCACCCTGACCCTGATTCAGGCCGTCACCGAGGCCATGCGCGAGGAACTCGCCCGCGACGAGCGGGTCGTGGTCTTCGGGGAGGACGTTGGTGCCCGTGGCGGCGTCTTCCTGGCGACGGCGGGCCTTCAGGCCGAGTTCGGCAAGAAGCGCGTCTTCGATACCCCGCTCTCGGAAGCCAGCATCGTGGGGGCGGCGGTCGGGATGGCCGTGCGGGGAATGCGGCCCATCGCCGAGATCCAGTTCGCCGACTACATGGGGCCGGGCTTCGACCAGATCATCAGCCAGGCGGCCAAGATCCGCTACCGCTCCGGCGGGCAGTTCACCGCGCCGATGGTGATCCGCACCCCCTCGGGCGGCGGCGTGAAGGGCGGGCACCACCACTCCCAGAGCCCGGAAAGCTACTTCACCCACACGCCGGGCCTCAAGGTCGTGATGCCCAGCACCCCCTACGACGCCAAGGGGCTGCTCAAGGCCGCCGTGCGCGGGGATGACCCGGTGATCTACTTCGAACCCAAACGGCTCTACCGCGCCGCCAAGGGCGCGGTGCCCACCGGCGATTACACCGTCGAAATCGGCAAGGGTGCGGTTCGCCGTGAGGGCCGTGACCTCACCCTCATCGGCTACGGCGGCGTGATGCCCGACGCCGAGCGGGCCGCCGCCGCGCTGGCGGCCGAAGGCATGGAGGCCGAAGTCATTGACCTGCGCTCGCTGGTGCCCTGGGACCGCGAGCTGGTGCTGGAGAGCGTGTCCAAGACCGGGCGGGCGGTCCTCGTCAGCGAGGCGCCGCGCACCTCCAACTTCATGGGGGAGGTGGCGTACGTCATTCAGGAGGAACTGTTCGACCAGCTTCTCTCGCCGGTAGTGCAGGTGGCGGGCTTCGACATCCCGTACCCCTACGTGCAGGACAAGATCTACCTGCCCGGCCCGAACCGCATCGCCGCCGCCTGCGTGCAGGCCCTGAACTACTGATGCCGGGGAAGCCGTGAAGCCCGACGTCTGGCGGTGGGTGCTGGGCGCCCTGGGCCTGGCGATCGGCTTCACGGTGTACCCCCTGCTGGGGCAGTTGCCGCAGCCGTGGCCGGATCTGCTGGCCGGTGCCGCCTTCGTGGCGCTGGGCGCGGCGACGTGGCGCTATGCGCAGGGCGACCGCTTCATTCAGGGGGTGGCGGCCCTGCTGCTGCTGTATGGCCTGGCCCGCATCCTCTTTCTCCGCTGACCGTTTTCCCGCCCCCTTTTTTGCCGAGGTGAACAAGTGAAACAAGTCCTGCTGCCCGAACTCGCCGAGAGCGTGGTCGAGGGCGAAATCCTGAAGTGGCTGGTGAATGAGGGCGATACGGTGGCCCTGGAACAGCCCCTGTGCGAAGTCATGACCGACAAGGTCACCGTCGAACTGCCCAGCCCCTACGCGGGCGTGCTCCAGCAGCGCCTCGCGCAGGAGGGCGACGTGGTGGCCGTGCATGCCCCCATCGCCATCATCGCGGAAGCGGGCGCGGCGGCCGGAGCCGCGGGCGGGGGAGGGGAGACGGTGCAGAACGCCGGCCAGTCCACCGCCCCCAGCGTCACCCAGGGGATTCAGGACACCGGGGAGAACCCCACGACCGTGGACGCCCAGCTTCCCACCCAGGCTGCCGAGGAACGCGAGCAGGTGGGCGGAAGCATCGTGGAGGCCGGACATGCCCAGAAGGACGACGGGGACGACTCCAGCCTGTTCAAAGCCTTCGCCTCCGACGAGACGGTCAGCCTGCGGGGGCTGGAGAACCGCGCGGGGAGCGGGGCGCCGGGCACCTACACCGGGGGCACCGGAAGCATCCTGAACCGCCAGCAGACCCCCTCCGGGCGCACCGACGGGCGGGTCCTCGCGGTCCCGGCGGCGCGGAAGCGGGCGCGGGAACTCGGCATCGATCTCGCGCAGGTCGCGGGCAGCGGCCCCAACGGCCGGGTGCGGGTGGATGACGTGGTGACCCACGCCGGACAGGCTGGGCAGGCCGCCCCGTCCCCCGTGACGGCGCCGACGCCCCAGCCCCAGGCACAGCCCGCTCCCACTCCGGCTCCCCAACCCGCTCCGGCAGCGGCGAAAGGCGCGGGCGGCCTGCCCGTTCCCCCCGTTCAGTACCGCACGCCCAAGGGCTACGAGCACCTCGAAGACCGGGTGCCGCTGCGGGGCATGCGCCGCGCCATCTCCAACCAGATGCAGGCCAGCCACCTCTACACCGTCCGCACCCTGACCGTGGACGAGGTCAACCTCACCAAACTGGTGCAGTTCCGCGAGCGTGTGAAGGGCGACGCGCAGGCGGCGGGCGTCAAGCTCTCCTACCTGCCCTTCATCTTCAAGGCGGTCGCCGCCGCGCTGAAGAAGTACCCCAGCCTCAACTCGTCGTTCGACGAGGCGACGGGCGAGATCGTGATGAAGCGGTACTACAACGTCGGCATGGCGGTCGCCACCGACGCGGGCCTCACCGTGCCTGTGCTGCGGGACGTGAACCACAAGAGCATCTTCGAACTCGCCGGGCAGGTCACCGACCTCGCGGGCCGCGCGGGGGCGGGCAAGCTCACCCCCGACGAGCTGGCGGGCAGCACCTTCTCAGTGACGAACATCGGCTCCATCGGGGCGCTGTTCTCCTTCCCGATCATCAACGTGCCCGACGCAGCCATTCTGGGCGTCCACTCCATCGTGAAGCGGCCCATCGTCAACGAGCGTGACGAGATCGAAGTCGCGCACATGATGTACCTCTCGCTCTCCTTCGACCACCGCCTGGTGGACGGGGCGGAGGCCGCCCGCTTCTGCAAGGAAGTGATCCGGCTGCTGGAAAACCCCGACCGCCTGATGCTGGAAGCGATGTAAAGCACTGCCACCCCCAGCGGTCAGCCCCTCCCGGCTGGCCGCTTTGCTTTTCAAAGCATGAAGGCGAGGTCAGGGCCGGGTCAAAGGGGCGTCAGCTTGGGGCGCTAGGGTGCGTGGTCATGGGGTCCTGGCCCACGGGCACGGACTGCCGGATTGGATAGAGTGACTGTGATGACCCGCTTCCGTACCCTTGCCACCTCGCTGCTGCTGACCCTGGCTTCCGGAGCCGGGGCGCTGAAGCTCAGCATCTGGGACCCTGAGTTACAGATTCAGGTGGGTTACGGCGAAACCAGCGGGAGCCGTATGACCGTGCAACTGGTTCGGAACTACAGCGGCCCCGTGGTGCTGTTGTTTTCCCGCAACGATGACGAAAAGGAACGTGGGGTATACGCCAGCGTGCAACGCAGCTATCCCGGAATCCTGAAGGCCGGGCAGCTCACGCTGGAGGTCGGCAACACCGAGCAGACGCTGGCCCGCTTCCTGGCGGGCCTCAAGCTCTCGCTGACCGTGCAGCCTGCGGGCCAGAGCTTCACGTTACCGGGCCTGCGGACGACCCCCACGGAGAAGACCGCCCCCGAAGGAGGCCGCTGAATGCTCGCCCAGATTCTGGTCGTGGAGGACGATCCCCACCTCGGCCCGCTGCTCAAGGAATACCTCTCGGCCGATTACCTCGTGCACCACGCCGCCACCCTAAAAGACGCCCAGACGTGGCTGGGGACCCACTCGGCGCAACTGATCCTGCTGGACCTGAATCTGCCCGATGGGGACGGCCTCGACCTCGTGCAGGCGCTGCGGCAGTATTCCAGTACCCCGGTGCTGGTCCTCTCGGCCCGCTCGGGGGTGCAGGAGCGGGTGGCGGGGCTGAACGCCGGGGCCGACGACTACCTCACCAAGCCCTTCGCCATGCCCGAACTCGACGCCCGCATCACCGCGCTGCTGCGCCGCACCGCCGCCGGGACGGGCGTGAACCTGGGCAACACCAGCCTCAGCACCAGCAGCCTGCTGCTGACCGTGAACGACAAGAATGTCAACCTCACCGAGCACGAGGCCCGGATCCTCGAACTGATGATGCGGACCCCCGAGCGGGTCTTTTCGCGGGCGGACATCGAGTCGCACCTCTACGGCTGGGAGACGCCCAACAGCAACTCGGTGGAGGTCCGCATCAGCCAGCTTCGCAAGAAACTGGAGCAGGCGGCCAGCGACCTGCGGATTCGCACCATCCGCAACGTCGGCTACGTGCTTCAGGCGAGCTGAGCCCCCTTTCCGCACCGGCCATGTTCGTCCCCCCGTGCCCCTCCCGCGCCGACGTGGGGGGGCTTTGCCGTGACGGGGGGACGCGGTGACCCGCCCGGCCCCCCTCGAGTCGGCCCGCGTGGCGTGGCGGCACAGCCTGCGCTTCCGGCTGGCGCTGGTGTACACGCTGCTGGCGACGGTGGTGATCGGCCTGGTGGGGGTGGGCATCCTGACGCTGCTGCTGCGCGGGATGGACGGGCAGTTTCAGGCGCGGCTGGACGACCGGGCCGAGGCGGTGGCCGAACGCTTCCGCGATCCTGAGGGCACCGGCAGTCTGGGCCAGAAGCCGCCGCCCATCAGCGGCTACACGGCCATCGTTGACGAGGAGGGCCGGGTGGTTGCGGCGTCGGCCTTCTTGCAACTGAAGCTGGGCGAGCCCTTTCCCTACGCCGATCAGAGGCGCTTCCCGATCCTGGGCACGCCGATGCGGGCCGCCACCCGCCCGGCGGGGGACTTCGGCACCGTCTGGGTGGCGCTGCCCGAGGACGACCTCGTGAACGCCCGCGAGAGCGCCACCCGTGCCCTGCTGCTCGCGCTGCTGCTGACCCCCGGCCTGATGCTGGTCGTGGGCTGGTGGGTGGGGCGGCGGGCGCTGGCGGACCTCAGCGAGGCCGCCGACCTCGCCGACCGCATCGACCCTGCCCGCAGCGTGGCGACCCTGCCGCTGCCGGAACGGGAAGACGAGGTCCACCGTCTGCTCGCGGCCCTCAACCGCCTGCTGGTCCGCATCGAGGCGGTGCAGGCCCGCGAGAAGCAACTGCTGGGGCAGATCGTGCATGAACTGGGCGCCCCGCTCACGGTGCTGCGGGCCAGCCTCACGCGGGCCACCGAGCGCACGGATGATCCCGAGGTGGCCCGCGCCGCGCTGGTGGCCGACGAGCTGACCTTCACGACCCAGGACCTGATGCAGCTCGCGCGGGGGCAACTGGAGATGAAGGTCGCGTGGCACTTCATCCCGGCGGCGACCCTGCGTGGGCGGCTCGACCGACTGGTGCCGGGGACGACCTTCGCGGGCGACTGGGGCGGGATGCTGCTGTGCGACCCCGACCGCCTGACCCAGGCGCTGCGCAACCTGCTCGCCAATGCCCGCCGCGCCGCCGGACCGGAGGGCGAGGTCACGCTCACCCTGAGCGAGACGCCGGGGCATGTCACCTTCACCGTGCAGGACAGCGGCCCCGGCCTGCCGCCCGAGCTGGGTGAGCGCATCTTCGAGCCGTTCGTGAGCGGCAGCGGCTCCAGCGGCCTGGGCCTGAGCGTCTCGCGGCAGATCGCGGCGCTGCACGGCGGGACCCTCACAGCGGGCAACGCGCCGGGAGGCGGGGCCGAGTTCGTCCTGACCCTCCCCGGACCGGAGTTGGGCGACGAGGAGGACGAGGCGGAGATCGCCGACCACCCCGAGGACACCCCCATCGGGGCAGGTGCCCCCGCGTCCTGACGGGCGTGCAGGGGCCGTATTCTCCGGGGGTGACCGTCGCCGCTGACTCCGCCGCTGCCCAGACCGAACTGCTCGCGCTGCTCACCCTGCGCTTCACGCCCGCGCTGGGGCCGCGCCGCACCGAGAGCCTGCGGCGGCACTTCGGCTCGGCGGGGGCAGCGCTCGCAGCGCCCCTGACCGCGCTGCGGGGGGTGCCGGGGCTGGAGGCCAAGACGGTCGCCGCCATCGGCACGCCGGGGCCACGCGAGCAGGCCGAGGCGGAGCTGCGCAAAGCCCAGGCCGAGGGTGTCACCCTGCTGGGGCGCGGGCTGCCCGGCTACCCGGAGGCCCTCGAAGCTCTGGGTGACCCCCCGGCGGTGCTGTGGGTGCGGGGCGAGCTGCCCGACCTCCCGGCGGTGCCCCGCGCGGTGGGAATCGTGGGGACGCGGGGCGCGAGTCCGCACGCCCGTTCCCTGACCCGCGACCTCGCCGCCGACCTCGCGCGGGGGGGGGTGGCGGTGGTCAGCGGTCTGGCGCGCGGCATCGACACCGAGGCGCACCGGGCGACGGTGGACGCCGGGGGCCTGAGCCTCGGCGTGCTGGGAAGCGCGGTGAACTACATCTATCCCAGCGAGAACGTGCCGCTGTCCCGGCGACTCACCCTGGTAAGCGAGTACCCGCTGGGCACTGGCCCCGCCCAGCACCATTTCCCGGCCCGCAACCGCCTGATCGCGGCGCTCTCGGCGGGCGTGGTCGTCGTGGAGGGCGAACTGAGGAGCGGCTCCCTCATCACCGCTACGCACGCGCTGGAATGTGGGCGTACCGTCTTCGCGGTGCCGGGCCGCGCCGGGGACCCCCGCGCCGCTGGCCCACACCGCTTGCTGCGCGAGGGGGCGGTGCTCACCGAGACGGCAGGCGACGTGCTGACCGAACTGGGCTGGGAGAACGGCCCCGCCGCCCCCACCCCCGACCTCCCGCCCGAGCAGGCCCGCGTGTACGCGGCGCTGAGCACGCCCGCCACCCTGGACGATCTGCGGGGAGCGACGGGGCTGGGCCTCGCAGAGCTGCAGACGGCGCTGGTGATGCTGCAGCTGATGGGCCTCGCCGAGGAACTCGGCGGGCGCTGGACGCGTCGGTAGGGGAGGGGAGAGGTGGGCCTGACAGACGCTGAGGCGCGGGTTCTTTCGGCCCTCCGGGACGGCGCCGCCCTCGTCCGGCACCTGCGGCAGACCGGGCGCGGTCCGTACTACACGCTGGCGGGGCGGCGGCTGAGCGTGGTCACCGTCAAGGGGCTGGAAGGCCGGGGCCTGATCGCGCTGGAAGGCGGCCCAGGGCAGTCCAGCGCAACGTACGCCCTGACCGAACGGGGCGAGGCGGCCCTGGCGGAGGGGGAGACGCGGAGCCGCCCCTAGCCGCACCCTCCCGCCCCGTGAAATGCTGCCCGCATGACCAAACAGGGCATGGACGTGCTGGTGCTGGGCGGCACCCAGTTTGTGGGGCGGCATATCGTGGAGACGCTCCTCTCCGCCGGACACCGGGTCGCGGTGTTCACGCGCGGGCGCACCCCCGACGAGTTACCGGAGACGGTGGAGCGGCTCAAGGGCGACCGCGACGGCGGCGCTGAGGGCCTTGCGGCGCTTTCTGGGCGCACCTGGGACGCCTGCGTGGACGTGAGCGGCTACACGCCCCGGCAGGTGCGGGCCAGCGCCGAGGCCCTGCGCGAGTCGGTCGGGCGGTACGTCTTCGTCAGCACGGTCAGCGTGTACGGGGAACCGGACCGCCACCCTGTCCGCGAGGACGACCCCCTCCTCCCCGAGGCCGGGGAGGACGTAACCGAGGTCAACGGGCAGACCTACGGCCCCCTCAAGGTGACCTGCGAGCGGATCGTGGAGGAAGTCTACGGGGATCGCTCAGTCCTGCTGCGCCCGCAGATCGTGGCTGGACCCTACGATCCCACCGGGCGCTACACCTACTGGGTGGACCGGGTGGCGGCGGGCGGCGAGTTCCTCGCACCGGGGGACGGCTCGGACTTCATGCAGGTGATCGACGCCCGCGACCTCGCCCGCTTCACGCAGGCGGTGCTGGAGGGGGGCCTCTCCGGCGCCTACAACCTCGCCGGGCCGCGCCTGAGCTGGCGCGAGTTCGTGGCGGTGGCACGGGGGGCGACGGGATCGGACGCGCAGCCCGTCTGGACCCCCGCCGAGGTGCTGGAACGTGAGGAGGTGAACGTGCCGCTGTGGCTGCCCG from the Deinococcus sp. NW-56 genome contains:
- a CDS encoding NAD-dependent epimerase/dehydratase family protein, translated to MTKQGMDVLVLGGTQFVGRHIVETLLSAGHRVAVFTRGRTPDELPETVERLKGDRDGGAEGLAALSGRTWDACVDVSGYTPRQVRASAEALRESVGRYVFVSTVSVYGEPDRHPVREDDPLLPEAGEDVTEVNGQTYGPLKVTCERIVEEVYGDRSVLLRPQIVAGPYDPTGRYTYWVDRVAAGGEFLAPGDGSDFMQVIDARDLARFTQAVLEGGLSGAYNLAGPRLSWREFVAVARGATGSDAQPVWTPAEVLEREEVNVPLWLPAGGPQGGLMDVANDRAVAAGLTLTDPEVTARDTRAWSAGTPQKVFLTPEREAEVLGARG
- a CDS encoding alpha-ketoacid dehydrogenase subunit beta translates to MTATQNQAQAGTGAWETRTLTLIQAVTEAMREELARDERVVVFGEDVGARGGVFLATAGLQAEFGKKRVFDTPLSEASIVGAAVGMAVRGMRPIAEIQFADYMGPGFDQIISQAAKIRYRSGGQFTAPMVIRTPSGGGVKGGHHHSQSPESYFTHTPGLKVVMPSTPYDAKGLLKAAVRGDDPVIYFEPKRLYRAAKGAVPTGDYTVEIGKGAVRREGRDLTLIGYGGVMPDAERAAAALAAEGMEAEVIDLRSLVPWDRELVLESVSKTGRAVLVSEAPRTSNFMGEVAYVIQEELFDQLLSPVVQVAGFDIPYPYVQDKIYLPGPNRIAAACVQALNY
- a CDS encoding response regulator transcription factor; translated protein: MLAQILVVEDDPHLGPLLKEYLSADYLVHHAATLKDAQTWLGTHSAQLILLDLNLPDGDGLDLVQALRQYSSTPVLVLSARSGVQERVAGLNAGADDYLTKPFAMPELDARITALLRRTAAGTGVNLGNTSLSTSSLLLTVNDKNVNLTEHEARILELMMRTPERVFSRADIESHLYGWETPNSNSVEVRISQLRKKLEQAASDLRIRTIRNVGYVLQAS
- the dprA gene encoding DNA-processing protein DprA; amino-acid sequence: MTVAADSAAAQTELLALLTLRFTPALGPRRTESLRRHFGSAGAALAAPLTALRGVPGLEAKTVAAIGTPGPREQAEAELRKAQAEGVTLLGRGLPGYPEALEALGDPPAVLWVRGELPDLPAVPRAVGIVGTRGASPHARSLTRDLAADLARGGVAVVSGLARGIDTEAHRATVDAGGLSLGVLGSAVNYIYPSENVPLSRRLTLVSEYPLGTGPAQHHFPARNRLIAALSAGVVVVEGELRSGSLITATHALECGRTVFAVPGRAGDPRAAGPHRLLREGAVLTETAGDVLTELGWENGPAAPTPDLPPEQARVYAALSTPATLDDLRGATGLGLAELQTALVMLQLMGLAEELGGRWTRR
- a CDS encoding HAMP domain-containing sensor histidine kinase, translating into MTRPAPLESARVAWRHSLRFRLALVYTLLATVVIGLVGVGILTLLLRGMDGQFQARLDDRAEAVAERFRDPEGTGSLGQKPPPISGYTAIVDEEGRVVAASAFLQLKLGEPFPYADQRRFPILGTPMRAATRPAGDFGTVWVALPEDDLVNARESATRALLLALLLTPGLMLVVGWWVGRRALADLSEAADLADRIDPARSVATLPLPEREDEVHRLLAALNRLLVRIEAVQAREKQLLGQIVHELGAPLTVLRASLTRATERTDDPEVARAALVADELTFTTQDLMQLARGQLEMKVAWHFIPAATLRGRLDRLVPGTTFAGDWGGMLLCDPDRLTQALRNLLANARRAAGPEGEVTLTLSETPGHVTFTVQDSGPGLPPELGERIFEPFVSGSGSSGLGLSVSRQIAALHGGTLTAGNAPGGGAEFVLTLPGPELGDEEDEAEIADHPEDTPIGAGAPAS
- a CDS encoding dihydrolipoamide acetyltransferase family protein; amino-acid sequence: MKQVLLPELAESVVEGEILKWLVNEGDTVALEQPLCEVMTDKVTVELPSPYAGVLQQRLAQEGDVVAVHAPIAIIAEAGAAAGAAGGGGETVQNAGQSTAPSVTQGIQDTGENPTTVDAQLPTQAAEEREQVGGSIVEAGHAQKDDGDDSSLFKAFASDETVSLRGLENRAGSGAPGTYTGGTGSILNRQQTPSGRTDGRVLAVPAARKRARELGIDLAQVAGSGPNGRVRVDDVVTHAGQAGQAAPSPVTAPTPQPQAQPAPTPAPQPAPAAAKGAGGLPVPPVQYRTPKGYEHLEDRVPLRGMRRAISNQMQASHLYTVRTLTVDEVNLTKLVQFRERVKGDAQAAGVKLSYLPFIFKAVAAALKKYPSLNSSFDEATGEIVMKRYYNVGMAVATDAGLTVPVLRDVNHKSIFELAGQVTDLAGRAGAGKLTPDELAGSTFSVTNIGSIGALFSFPIINVPDAAILGVHSIVKRPIVNERDEIEVAHMMYLSLSFDHRLVDGAEAARFCKEVIRLLENPDRLMLEAM